One window of the Epinephelus moara isolate mb chromosome 22, YSFRI_EMoa_1.0, whole genome shotgun sequence genome contains the following:
- the ubp1 gene encoding upstream-binding protein 1 isoform X1 yields the protein MAWVLKMDDATIESGLVHDFDASLSGIGQELGAGAYSMSDVLALPIFKQEDTSLPPESETKNPPFQYVLCAATSPAVKLHDETLTYLNQGQSYEVRMLDNRKPEELPEINNKMVKSTVRVVFHDRRLQYTEHQQLEGWRWNRPGDRLLDIDIPMSVGIVEPKTHPSQLNAAEFLWDMNKRTSVFVQVHCISTEFTPRKHGGEKGVPFRIQIDTFAQGDSGEYTEHLHSASCQIKVFKPKGADRKQKTDREKMEKRTAQEKEKYQPSYDTTILSETRLEPIIEDAGDHELKKSSKRTLPADCGDSLAKRGSCSPWPDNAYVSPNQAATPSFTSAPLSTYTTSSVPDSDSSSPNHQADPGSHGNSEVSLHSSHLNELVENQLSPTASIQDAQKWLLKNRFSSYTRLFSHFSGSDLLKLTRDDLVQICGPADGIRLFNALKSRSVRPRLTVYVCQESPQESPLLERHATNENGEHSISPSLHVYHALYLEELTAAELIRKMACVCSLPLGTINQVYRQGPTGIHILLSDQMVYNLPDESCFLISTVKDELGEGLHLILK from the exons ATGGCCTGGGTGCTGAAGATGGACGACGCCACCATAGAGTCGGGGCTGGTTCACGACTTCGATGCCAGCCTGTCCGGCATCGGGCAGGAgctgggggctggagcctacaGCATGAG cgATGTGCTGGCTCTGCCAATCTTTAAGCAGGAGGACACCAGCCTCCCTCCTGAAAGCGAGACCAAAAATCCCCCATTCCAGTATGTGCTGTGCGCCGCCACCTCGCCTGCTGTCAAGCTGCACGACGAGACGCTCACATACCTAAACCAAG GCCAGTCTTATGAGGTGCGTATGTTGGATAACAGGAAGCCAGAGGAGTTACCAGAGATCAATAACAAGATGGTGAAG AGCACTGTGCGCGTGGTCTTTCACGACCGCCGGCTGCAGTACACAGAGCACCAGCAGCTGGAGGGCTGGAGGTGGAATCGTCCTGGCGACCGTCTCCTTGACATCG ATATCCCCATGTCAGTGGGCATTGTGGAGCCGAAGACTCACCCCTCCCAGCTGAACGCTGCAGAGTTCCTGTGGGACATGAACAAAAGAACTTCTGTTTTTgtgcag GTGCACTGCATCAGCACAGAGTTCACTCCCAGGAAGCACGGTGGAGAGAAGGGCGTCCCCTTCAGGATCCAGATCGACACGTTCGCCCAGGGAGACAGTGGAGAGTACACAGAGCACCTCCACTCTGCCTCCTGCCAAATCAAAGTCTTTAAG CCAAAGGGGGCGGACCGTAAGcaaaagacagacagggagaagatggagaaaCGAACAGCTCAAGAGAAGGAAAAGTACCAGCCTTCTTATGATACCACTATCCTGTCAGAG ACGAGGCTTGAACCCATCATAGAGGATGCGGGTGACCACGAGCTGAAAAAGTCCAGCAAGCGGACACTTCCCGCTGACTGTGGCGACTCCTTGGCCAAGAGAGGCAGT TGCTCCCCGTGGCCAGACAACGCCTACGTTAGCCCCAACCAGGCAGCTACTCCCTCCTTCACCTCCGCCCCGCTGTCCACCTACACAACCTCCTCAGTACCGGACag TGACTCGTCCTCACCCAATCACCAGGCAGACCCTGGTAGCCATGGAAACTCGGAGGTTAGTCTTCACTCCTCTCACCTGAATGAACTGGTGGAAAAC CAGTTGAGCCCCACTGCCTCCATACAGGATGCACAGAAGTGGCTACTGAAAAATCGCTTCAGCTCCTACACACGGCTCTTCTCTCACTTCTCAG GTTCTGATTTGTTGAAGCTAACCCGGGACGACCTGGTCCAGATTTGTGGGCCAGCAGATGGGATCAGACTCTTCAATGCACTTAAATCCAG gtCAGTGCGTCCCAGGTTGACAGTGTACGTCTGCCAGGAGTCTCCCCAGGAGAGCCCTCTGTTGGAGAGACACGCCACCAATGAAAATGGAGAACACAGCATTTCCCCTAGTTTACACG TGTATCATGCTCTGTACCTAGAGGAGCTCACTGCTGCCGAACTGATCCGAAAGATGGCATGTGTGTGCAGCCTTCCACTGGGAACGATCAACCAGGTGTACAGACAGGGTCCCACAGGCATACACATCCTGCTCAGTGACCAG ATGGTTTACAACTTGCCTGACGAGAGCTGTTTTTTGATCAGCACTGTCAAAG ATGAACTGGGCGAAGGACTCCATCTAATCCTGAAGTAG
- the ubp1 gene encoding upstream-binding protein 1 isoform X3 — protein sequence MAWVLKMDDATIESGLVHDFDASLSGIGQELGAGAYSMSDVLALPIFKQEDTSLPPESETKNPPFQYVLCAATSPAVKLHDETLTYLNQGQSYEVRMLDNRKPEELPEINNKMVKSTVRVVFHDRRLQYTEHQQLEGWRWNRPGDRLLDIDIPMSVGIVEPKTHPSQLNAAEFLWDMNKRTSVFVQVHCISTEFTPRKHGGEKGVPFRIQIDTFAQGDSGEYTEHLHSASCQIKVFKPKGADRKQKTDREKMEKRTAQEKEKYQPSYDTTILSETRLEPIIEDAGDHELKKSSKRTLPADCGDSLAKRGSCSPWPDNAYVSPNQAATPSFTSAPLSTYTTSSVPDSDSSSPNHQADPGSHGNSEQLSPTASIQDAQKWLLKNRFSSYTRLFSHFSGSDLLKLTRDDLVQICGPADGIRLFNALKSRSVRPRLTVYVCQESPQESPLLERHATNENGEHSISPSLHVYHALYLEELTAAELIRKMACVCSLPLGTINQVYRQGPTGIHILLSDQMVYNLPDESCFLISTVKDELGEGLHLILK from the exons ATGGCCTGGGTGCTGAAGATGGACGACGCCACCATAGAGTCGGGGCTGGTTCACGACTTCGATGCCAGCCTGTCCGGCATCGGGCAGGAgctgggggctggagcctacaGCATGAG cgATGTGCTGGCTCTGCCAATCTTTAAGCAGGAGGACACCAGCCTCCCTCCTGAAAGCGAGACCAAAAATCCCCCATTCCAGTATGTGCTGTGCGCCGCCACCTCGCCTGCTGTCAAGCTGCACGACGAGACGCTCACATACCTAAACCAAG GCCAGTCTTATGAGGTGCGTATGTTGGATAACAGGAAGCCAGAGGAGTTACCAGAGATCAATAACAAGATGGTGAAG AGCACTGTGCGCGTGGTCTTTCACGACCGCCGGCTGCAGTACACAGAGCACCAGCAGCTGGAGGGCTGGAGGTGGAATCGTCCTGGCGACCGTCTCCTTGACATCG ATATCCCCATGTCAGTGGGCATTGTGGAGCCGAAGACTCACCCCTCCCAGCTGAACGCTGCAGAGTTCCTGTGGGACATGAACAAAAGAACTTCTGTTTTTgtgcag GTGCACTGCATCAGCACAGAGTTCACTCCCAGGAAGCACGGTGGAGAGAAGGGCGTCCCCTTCAGGATCCAGATCGACACGTTCGCCCAGGGAGACAGTGGAGAGTACACAGAGCACCTCCACTCTGCCTCCTGCCAAATCAAAGTCTTTAAG CCAAAGGGGGCGGACCGTAAGcaaaagacagacagggagaagatggagaaaCGAACAGCTCAAGAGAAGGAAAAGTACCAGCCTTCTTATGATACCACTATCCTGTCAGAG ACGAGGCTTGAACCCATCATAGAGGATGCGGGTGACCACGAGCTGAAAAAGTCCAGCAAGCGGACACTTCCCGCTGACTGTGGCGACTCCTTGGCCAAGAGAGGCAGT TGCTCCCCGTGGCCAGACAACGCCTACGTTAGCCCCAACCAGGCAGCTACTCCCTCCTTCACCTCCGCCCCGCTGTCCACCTACACAACCTCCTCAGTACCGGACag TGACTCGTCCTCACCCAATCACCAGGCAGACCCTGGTAGCCATGGAAACTCGGAG CAGTTGAGCCCCACTGCCTCCATACAGGATGCACAGAAGTGGCTACTGAAAAATCGCTTCAGCTCCTACACACGGCTCTTCTCTCACTTCTCAG GTTCTGATTTGTTGAAGCTAACCCGGGACGACCTGGTCCAGATTTGTGGGCCAGCAGATGGGATCAGACTCTTCAATGCACTTAAATCCAG gtCAGTGCGTCCCAGGTTGACAGTGTACGTCTGCCAGGAGTCTCCCCAGGAGAGCCCTCTGTTGGAGAGACACGCCACCAATGAAAATGGAGAACACAGCATTTCCCCTAGTTTACACG TGTATCATGCTCTGTACCTAGAGGAGCTCACTGCTGCCGAACTGATCCGAAAGATGGCATGTGTGTGCAGCCTTCCACTGGGAACGATCAACCAGGTGTACAGACAGGGTCCCACAGGCATACACATCCTGCTCAGTGACCAG ATGGTTTACAACTTGCCTGACGAGAGCTGTTTTTTGATCAGCACTGTCAAAG ATGAACTGGGCGAAGGACTCCATCTAATCCTGAAGTAG
- the ubp1 gene encoding upstream-binding protein 1 isoform X6, with amino-acid sequence MAWVLKMDDATIESGLVHDFDASLSGIGQELGAGAYSMSDVLALPIFKQEDTSLPPESETKNPPFQYVLCAATSPAVKLHDETLTYLNQGQSYEVRMLDNRKPEELPEINNKMVKSTVRVVFHDRRLQYTEHQQLEGWRWNRPGDRLLDIDIPMSVGIVEPKTHPSQLNAAEFLWDMNKRTSVFVQVHCISTEFTPRKHGGEKGVPFRIQIDTFAQGDSGEYTEHLHSASCQIKVFKPKGADRKQKTDREKMEKRTAQEKEKYQPSYDTTILSECSPWPDNAYVSPNQAATPSFTSAPLSTYTTSSVPDSDSSSPNHQADPGSHGNSEVSLHSSHLNELVENQLSPTASIQDAQKWLLKNRFSSYTRLFSHFSGSDLLKLTRDDLVQICGPADGIRLFNALKSRSVRPRLTVYVCQESPQESPLLERHATNENGEHSISPSLHVYHALYLEELTAAELIRKMACVCSLPLGTINQVYRQGPTGIHILLSDQMVYNLPDESCFLISTVKDELGEGLHLILK; translated from the exons ATGGCCTGGGTGCTGAAGATGGACGACGCCACCATAGAGTCGGGGCTGGTTCACGACTTCGATGCCAGCCTGTCCGGCATCGGGCAGGAgctgggggctggagcctacaGCATGAG cgATGTGCTGGCTCTGCCAATCTTTAAGCAGGAGGACACCAGCCTCCCTCCTGAAAGCGAGACCAAAAATCCCCCATTCCAGTATGTGCTGTGCGCCGCCACCTCGCCTGCTGTCAAGCTGCACGACGAGACGCTCACATACCTAAACCAAG GCCAGTCTTATGAGGTGCGTATGTTGGATAACAGGAAGCCAGAGGAGTTACCAGAGATCAATAACAAGATGGTGAAG AGCACTGTGCGCGTGGTCTTTCACGACCGCCGGCTGCAGTACACAGAGCACCAGCAGCTGGAGGGCTGGAGGTGGAATCGTCCTGGCGACCGTCTCCTTGACATCG ATATCCCCATGTCAGTGGGCATTGTGGAGCCGAAGACTCACCCCTCCCAGCTGAACGCTGCAGAGTTCCTGTGGGACATGAACAAAAGAACTTCTGTTTTTgtgcag GTGCACTGCATCAGCACAGAGTTCACTCCCAGGAAGCACGGTGGAGAGAAGGGCGTCCCCTTCAGGATCCAGATCGACACGTTCGCCCAGGGAGACAGTGGAGAGTACACAGAGCACCTCCACTCTGCCTCCTGCCAAATCAAAGTCTTTAAG CCAAAGGGGGCGGACCGTAAGcaaaagacagacagggagaagatggagaaaCGAACAGCTCAAGAGAAGGAAAAGTACCAGCCTTCTTATGATACCACTATCCTGTCAGAG TGCTCCCCGTGGCCAGACAACGCCTACGTTAGCCCCAACCAGGCAGCTACTCCCTCCTTCACCTCCGCCCCGCTGTCCACCTACACAACCTCCTCAGTACCGGACag TGACTCGTCCTCACCCAATCACCAGGCAGACCCTGGTAGCCATGGAAACTCGGAGGTTAGTCTTCACTCCTCTCACCTGAATGAACTGGTGGAAAAC CAGTTGAGCCCCACTGCCTCCATACAGGATGCACAGAAGTGGCTACTGAAAAATCGCTTCAGCTCCTACACACGGCTCTTCTCTCACTTCTCAG GTTCTGATTTGTTGAAGCTAACCCGGGACGACCTGGTCCAGATTTGTGGGCCAGCAGATGGGATCAGACTCTTCAATGCACTTAAATCCAG gtCAGTGCGTCCCAGGTTGACAGTGTACGTCTGCCAGGAGTCTCCCCAGGAGAGCCCTCTGTTGGAGAGACACGCCACCAATGAAAATGGAGAACACAGCATTTCCCCTAGTTTACACG TGTATCATGCTCTGTACCTAGAGGAGCTCACTGCTGCCGAACTGATCCGAAAGATGGCATGTGTGTGCAGCCTTCCACTGGGAACGATCAACCAGGTGTACAGACAGGGTCCCACAGGCATACACATCCTGCTCAGTGACCAG ATGGTTTACAACTTGCCTGACGAGAGCTGTTTTTTGATCAGCACTGTCAAAG ATGAACTGGGCGAAGGACTCCATCTAATCCTGAAGTAG
- the ubp1 gene encoding upstream-binding protein 1 isoform X4 produces MLFWQPYTENFRAPVQRHGGSSYTRDVLALPIFKQEDTSLPPESETKNPPFQYVLCAATSPAVKLHDETLTYLNQGQSYEVRMLDNRKPEELPEINNKMVKSTVRVVFHDRRLQYTEHQQLEGWRWNRPGDRLLDIDIPMSVGIVEPKTHPSQLNAAEFLWDMNKRTSVFVQVHCISTEFTPRKHGGEKGVPFRIQIDTFAQGDSGEYTEHLHSASCQIKVFKPKGADRKQKTDREKMEKRTAQEKEKYQPSYDTTILSETRLEPIIEDAGDHELKKSSKRTLPADCGDSLAKRGSCSPWPDNAYVSPNQAATPSFTSAPLSTYTTSSVPDSDSSSPNHQADPGSHGNSEVSLHSSHLNELVENQLSPTASIQDAQKWLLKNRFSSYTRLFSHFSGSDLLKLTRDDLVQICGPADGIRLFNALKSRSVRPRLTVYVCQESPQESPLLERHATNENGEHSISPSLHVYHALYLEELTAAELIRKMACVCSLPLGTINQVYRQGPTGIHILLSDQMVYNLPDESCFLISTVKDELGEGLHLILK; encoded by the exons cgATGTGCTGGCTCTGCCAATCTTTAAGCAGGAGGACACCAGCCTCCCTCCTGAAAGCGAGACCAAAAATCCCCCATTCCAGTATGTGCTGTGCGCCGCCACCTCGCCTGCTGTCAAGCTGCACGACGAGACGCTCACATACCTAAACCAAG GCCAGTCTTATGAGGTGCGTATGTTGGATAACAGGAAGCCAGAGGAGTTACCAGAGATCAATAACAAGATGGTGAAG AGCACTGTGCGCGTGGTCTTTCACGACCGCCGGCTGCAGTACACAGAGCACCAGCAGCTGGAGGGCTGGAGGTGGAATCGTCCTGGCGACCGTCTCCTTGACATCG ATATCCCCATGTCAGTGGGCATTGTGGAGCCGAAGACTCACCCCTCCCAGCTGAACGCTGCAGAGTTCCTGTGGGACATGAACAAAAGAACTTCTGTTTTTgtgcag GTGCACTGCATCAGCACAGAGTTCACTCCCAGGAAGCACGGTGGAGAGAAGGGCGTCCCCTTCAGGATCCAGATCGACACGTTCGCCCAGGGAGACAGTGGAGAGTACACAGAGCACCTCCACTCTGCCTCCTGCCAAATCAAAGTCTTTAAG CCAAAGGGGGCGGACCGTAAGcaaaagacagacagggagaagatggagaaaCGAACAGCTCAAGAGAAGGAAAAGTACCAGCCTTCTTATGATACCACTATCCTGTCAGAG ACGAGGCTTGAACCCATCATAGAGGATGCGGGTGACCACGAGCTGAAAAAGTCCAGCAAGCGGACACTTCCCGCTGACTGTGGCGACTCCTTGGCCAAGAGAGGCAGT TGCTCCCCGTGGCCAGACAACGCCTACGTTAGCCCCAACCAGGCAGCTACTCCCTCCTTCACCTCCGCCCCGCTGTCCACCTACACAACCTCCTCAGTACCGGACag TGACTCGTCCTCACCCAATCACCAGGCAGACCCTGGTAGCCATGGAAACTCGGAGGTTAGTCTTCACTCCTCTCACCTGAATGAACTGGTGGAAAAC CAGTTGAGCCCCACTGCCTCCATACAGGATGCACAGAAGTGGCTACTGAAAAATCGCTTCAGCTCCTACACACGGCTCTTCTCTCACTTCTCAG GTTCTGATTTGTTGAAGCTAACCCGGGACGACCTGGTCCAGATTTGTGGGCCAGCAGATGGGATCAGACTCTTCAATGCACTTAAATCCAG gtCAGTGCGTCCCAGGTTGACAGTGTACGTCTGCCAGGAGTCTCCCCAGGAGAGCCCTCTGTTGGAGAGACACGCCACCAATGAAAATGGAGAACACAGCATTTCCCCTAGTTTACACG TGTATCATGCTCTGTACCTAGAGGAGCTCACTGCTGCCGAACTGATCCGAAAGATGGCATGTGTGTGCAGCCTTCCACTGGGAACGATCAACCAGGTGTACAGACAGGGTCCCACAGGCATACACATCCTGCTCAGTGACCAG ATGGTTTACAACTTGCCTGACGAGAGCTGTTTTTTGATCAGCACTGTCAAAG ATGAACTGGGCGAAGGACTCCATCTAATCCTGAAGTAG
- the ubp1 gene encoding upstream-binding protein 1 isoform X7 has protein sequence MAWVLKMDDATIESGLVHDFDASLSGIGQELGAGAYSMSDVLALPIFKQEDTSLPPESETKNPPFQYVLCAATSPAVKLHDETLTYLNQGQSYEVRMLDNRKPEELPEINNKMVKSTVRVVFHDRRLQYTEHQQLEGWRWNRPGDRLLDIDIPMSVGIVEPKTHPSQLNAAEFLWDMNKRTSVFVQVHCISTEFTPRKHGGEKGVPFRIQIDTFAQGDSGEYTEHLHSASCQIKVFKPKGADRKQKTDREKMEKRTAQEKEKYQPSYDTTILSECSPWPDNAYVSPNQAATPSFTSAPLSTYTTSSVPDSDSSSPNHQADPGSHGNSEQLSPTASIQDAQKWLLKNRFSSYTRLFSHFSGSDLLKLTRDDLVQICGPADGIRLFNALKSRSVRPRLTVYVCQESPQESPLLERHATNENGEHSISPSLHVYHALYLEELTAAELIRKMACVCSLPLGTINQVYRQGPTGIHILLSDQMVYNLPDESCFLISTVKDELGEGLHLILK, from the exons ATGGCCTGGGTGCTGAAGATGGACGACGCCACCATAGAGTCGGGGCTGGTTCACGACTTCGATGCCAGCCTGTCCGGCATCGGGCAGGAgctgggggctggagcctacaGCATGAG cgATGTGCTGGCTCTGCCAATCTTTAAGCAGGAGGACACCAGCCTCCCTCCTGAAAGCGAGACCAAAAATCCCCCATTCCAGTATGTGCTGTGCGCCGCCACCTCGCCTGCTGTCAAGCTGCACGACGAGACGCTCACATACCTAAACCAAG GCCAGTCTTATGAGGTGCGTATGTTGGATAACAGGAAGCCAGAGGAGTTACCAGAGATCAATAACAAGATGGTGAAG AGCACTGTGCGCGTGGTCTTTCACGACCGCCGGCTGCAGTACACAGAGCACCAGCAGCTGGAGGGCTGGAGGTGGAATCGTCCTGGCGACCGTCTCCTTGACATCG ATATCCCCATGTCAGTGGGCATTGTGGAGCCGAAGACTCACCCCTCCCAGCTGAACGCTGCAGAGTTCCTGTGGGACATGAACAAAAGAACTTCTGTTTTTgtgcag GTGCACTGCATCAGCACAGAGTTCACTCCCAGGAAGCACGGTGGAGAGAAGGGCGTCCCCTTCAGGATCCAGATCGACACGTTCGCCCAGGGAGACAGTGGAGAGTACACAGAGCACCTCCACTCTGCCTCCTGCCAAATCAAAGTCTTTAAG CCAAAGGGGGCGGACCGTAAGcaaaagacagacagggagaagatggagaaaCGAACAGCTCAAGAGAAGGAAAAGTACCAGCCTTCTTATGATACCACTATCCTGTCAGAG TGCTCCCCGTGGCCAGACAACGCCTACGTTAGCCCCAACCAGGCAGCTACTCCCTCCTTCACCTCCGCCCCGCTGTCCACCTACACAACCTCCTCAGTACCGGACag TGACTCGTCCTCACCCAATCACCAGGCAGACCCTGGTAGCCATGGAAACTCGGAG CAGTTGAGCCCCACTGCCTCCATACAGGATGCACAGAAGTGGCTACTGAAAAATCGCTTCAGCTCCTACACACGGCTCTTCTCTCACTTCTCAG GTTCTGATTTGTTGAAGCTAACCCGGGACGACCTGGTCCAGATTTGTGGGCCAGCAGATGGGATCAGACTCTTCAATGCACTTAAATCCAG gtCAGTGCGTCCCAGGTTGACAGTGTACGTCTGCCAGGAGTCTCCCCAGGAGAGCCCTCTGTTGGAGAGACACGCCACCAATGAAAATGGAGAACACAGCATTTCCCCTAGTTTACACG TGTATCATGCTCTGTACCTAGAGGAGCTCACTGCTGCCGAACTGATCCGAAAGATGGCATGTGTGTGCAGCCTTCCACTGGGAACGATCAACCAGGTGTACAGACAGGGTCCCACAGGCATACACATCCTGCTCAGTGACCAG ATGGTTTACAACTTGCCTGACGAGAGCTGTTTTTTGATCAGCACTGTCAAAG ATGAACTGGGCGAAGGACTCCATCTAATCCTGAAGTAG
- the ubp1 gene encoding upstream-binding protein 1 isoform X5 gives MAWVLKMDDATIESGLVHDFDASLSGIGQELGAGAYSMSDVLALPIFKQEDTSLPPESETKNPPFQYVLCAATSPAVKLHDETLTYLNQGQSYEVRMLDNRKPEELPEINNKMVKSTVRVVFHDRRLQYTEHQQLEGWRWNRPGDRLLDIDIPMSVGIVEPKTHPSQLNAAEFLWDMNKRTSVFVQVHCISTEFTPRKHGGEKGVPFRIQIDTFAQGDSGEYTEHLHSASCQIKVFKPKGADRKQKTDREKMEKRTAQEKEKYQPSYDTTILSETRLEPIIEDAGDHELKKSSKRTLPADCGDSLAKRGSCSPWPDNAYVSPNQAATPSFTSAPLSTYTTSSVPDSDSSSPNHQADPGSHGNSELSPTASIQDAQKWLLKNRFSSYTRLFSHFSGSDLLKLTRDDLVQICGPADGIRLFNALKSRSVRPRLTVYVCQESPQESPLLERHATNENGEHSISPSLHVYHALYLEELTAAELIRKMACVCSLPLGTINQVYRQGPTGIHILLSDQMVYNLPDESCFLISTVKDELGEGLHLILK, from the exons ATGGCCTGGGTGCTGAAGATGGACGACGCCACCATAGAGTCGGGGCTGGTTCACGACTTCGATGCCAGCCTGTCCGGCATCGGGCAGGAgctgggggctggagcctacaGCATGAG cgATGTGCTGGCTCTGCCAATCTTTAAGCAGGAGGACACCAGCCTCCCTCCTGAAAGCGAGACCAAAAATCCCCCATTCCAGTATGTGCTGTGCGCCGCCACCTCGCCTGCTGTCAAGCTGCACGACGAGACGCTCACATACCTAAACCAAG GCCAGTCTTATGAGGTGCGTATGTTGGATAACAGGAAGCCAGAGGAGTTACCAGAGATCAATAACAAGATGGTGAAG AGCACTGTGCGCGTGGTCTTTCACGACCGCCGGCTGCAGTACACAGAGCACCAGCAGCTGGAGGGCTGGAGGTGGAATCGTCCTGGCGACCGTCTCCTTGACATCG ATATCCCCATGTCAGTGGGCATTGTGGAGCCGAAGACTCACCCCTCCCAGCTGAACGCTGCAGAGTTCCTGTGGGACATGAACAAAAGAACTTCTGTTTTTgtgcag GTGCACTGCATCAGCACAGAGTTCACTCCCAGGAAGCACGGTGGAGAGAAGGGCGTCCCCTTCAGGATCCAGATCGACACGTTCGCCCAGGGAGACAGTGGAGAGTACACAGAGCACCTCCACTCTGCCTCCTGCCAAATCAAAGTCTTTAAG CCAAAGGGGGCGGACCGTAAGcaaaagacagacagggagaagatggagaaaCGAACAGCTCAAGAGAAGGAAAAGTACCAGCCTTCTTATGATACCACTATCCTGTCAGAG ACGAGGCTTGAACCCATCATAGAGGATGCGGGTGACCACGAGCTGAAAAAGTCCAGCAAGCGGACACTTCCCGCTGACTGTGGCGACTCCTTGGCCAAGAGAGGCAGT TGCTCCCCGTGGCCAGACAACGCCTACGTTAGCCCCAACCAGGCAGCTACTCCCTCCTTCACCTCCGCCCCGCTGTCCACCTACACAACCTCCTCAGTACCGGACag TGACTCGTCCTCACCCAATCACCAGGCAGACCCTGGTAGCCATGGAAACTCGGAG TTGAGCCCCACTGCCTCCATACAGGATGCACAGAAGTGGCTACTGAAAAATCGCTTCAGCTCCTACACACGGCTCTTCTCTCACTTCTCAG GTTCTGATTTGTTGAAGCTAACCCGGGACGACCTGGTCCAGATTTGTGGGCCAGCAGATGGGATCAGACTCTTCAATGCACTTAAATCCAG gtCAGTGCGTCCCAGGTTGACAGTGTACGTCTGCCAGGAGTCTCCCCAGGAGAGCCCTCTGTTGGAGAGACACGCCACCAATGAAAATGGAGAACACAGCATTTCCCCTAGTTTACACG TGTATCATGCTCTGTACCTAGAGGAGCTCACTGCTGCCGAACTGATCCGAAAGATGGCATGTGTGTGCAGCCTTCCACTGGGAACGATCAACCAGGTGTACAGACAGGGTCCCACAGGCATACACATCCTGCTCAGTGACCAG ATGGTTTACAACTTGCCTGACGAGAGCTGTTTTTTGATCAGCACTGTCAAAG ATGAACTGGGCGAAGGACTCCATCTAATCCTGAAGTAG